GATATCTTTCTTGAAAAGCTAATGTCACACATTATATTCGTTGGCTTGTGCCGGACAACCACTAGGGGACACATTCCGTCGACAGTTCTTATAAAAATCCAATTCTCAGAACTCATTCTTATGGCATTGGCGATTTTCATCTGATTTGTCAACATTGTATGGGTTGGTTTGTCGGTGTAAACGTCATTACCATCTTGAAACGATTAAAAAggataaatataatataataatattcctGAATTTGTTTCCTCTCCTAAAAATGCCTGCCCTATTCCTATGTAAAATACATACAAGCATGCACATAAATATCCAGATCCGAGCCATCACTTGCCAGTCCCATAATCCGAGACCCGAAGGTGTATATCGGGGTGTCCGGAAAGTCAGAGCAAAGTGCCTTCTTCAGATCAGATATTATTTGGTCATGTCCCATCGTTTTAATAGCGATTGCCTTGTCGACATCCTTCTTCAGACTGTCCCAGAAATAAATCGAgcctttataaataaaaacatttttaatttaattggctatacttttcatttcttttgattttaaaataggaacttttatattaaaaattgaacaACCTTACCTAGATCCATTTTATTTGAAACTTCTTGATACAAATTTTACTGCATACAACTTTTTATGGAAATGGGTATTCCAAAATAGTtttgtccagtgtgaccaaaagaAACAATTTCCTAAATTCTTTGTTCAATTTATGAGCTTTGCCTGATTAtcgataattttttttcaaaaattagtttggaataaaaataaccgaaaataacataatttttttgtgtttactGTTACAATATAATTATACAGATTTTACCATCTAAAGTACTAGAAAAAAAGGTTTATATACACACAactgaaatttataaagaggacttaaaataagtttaaaatcACAACACAAGTCCTTGCACACTTTCTTTTAAGTATAACATGCTTTTAAACTGTCTATTTACTTTAGCGAGATTGCCGTTATCGTCGGCGTCAACCTCCCCTTATCATCCTAGCGGTTTGAGGAGGTCTCGCCCGTGCGACTGATAAGGTGTTCCCCGATTAGGCACAGATTATGGAGCGCAATGGGTATGGAGAATTGCCGAACCTTAGTATTTTTGCACCACCATCTCGAGCGGACAAACAACAGCAGCGAAACATGACCGGAGAAACAGTGATTTTAGCCTACTCTGGTGGCTTGGACACCAGCTGCATCCTCAAGTGGCTGCTGGACCAGCAGTACGAAGTAATCTGCGTTCTAGCTGATGTTGGCCAGAAGGAGGACTTTGTCGCCGCCGAAAAAAAAGCCCTCAAGATCGGAGCCAAGAAGGTAAGCTAGATGAGTTCCTTAACTCTCTAGATTTTGTGCTAACTGTGTACCTCAGGTGATCGTGGCCGATGTTAAGCAGTCGTTCGTTGAGGACTACATTTGGCCGGCCATCCAGATGGGTCTTGTCTACGAGGAGCGTTACCTGTTGGGTACCTCGCTGGCACGTCCATGCATCAGCGTGGCCTTAATGGAAGCGGCCCGCCAATGCGGAGCAAAATACCTGGCCCATGGAGCCACCGGCAAGGGCAACGACCAGGTGCGATTCGAGCTGTGTGCCTACGCCCTCAAGCCGGATCTTCAGGTGGGTTAGAACAGAAGATAAGCCAAGCCATGGCCAGATAATGTTGCCTTATCGCGGCGCAAGTCCAGCTATGCCGGCGTACTTCCcacatttgtttgtttactattaccaatactttaatttttattgataaacttttattataaCAATATAAAGTGCTGAACTTCGTCCTTTTCAGATCATCGCTCCCTGGCGGGATGTGGAGTTCTGCCGGCGGTTTCAGGGCCGCCAAGATCTCATCGCCTATGCCCAGGAGCACGGAATCGAGGTGAGCGCCAAGCCGGCTACACCCTGGAGCACTGATGCCAACATTATGCACATCAGCTACGAGTCTGGCGTTCTCGAGGATCCCAATACTGTGGCTCCGGGTAATCTCTACGAGATGACCGTTGATCCCCTAACAAAGGCGCCCCGAGACCCAGTTTGTGTGGTCATTGGATTTGACCACGGACTTCCCACCTCTGTGGAGGATTTGGCCGGCAGTCGGGTCTACACGAAGCCTCTGGAGATGCTGCAATTTCTGAACGAGCTGGGTGGATCGTACGGCATTGGACGGATTGACATTGTAGAGAATCGGTATGTGGGAATGAAGTCCCGTGGGGTGTATGAGACGCCCGGAGGCACTATTCTGTACGCAGCCCACCAGGACCTCGAGGTGTTTGCCCTGGACCGCGAGGTACTTCGCACCAAGCAGGTCCTGCGGGATCGAATGGCCGACTACGTGTACAACGGCTTCTGGTTCAGTCCGGAGGCCATCTATGCCCGCCGTTGCATTGAGATGGCCCAACAAAGGGTCTCTGGCCAGGTGACCATGGAACTGGCTCCAGGCTACTGTCGAGCTATCGCCCGCAAGGCTTCAAAGGATGGCGGAGCCCTCTACAATGAGCAGCTCGTTTCCATGGACGTCCACGGCGGTTATGTGCCCCAAGATGCTGGCGGTTTCATAGCCATCAATGCGGTCCGGATAAGGGAGCATGTCCGGGCATTCGGACCCTACGAAGTGCCCAAGCGGgccaaataaaagataaataaatgcaatttgaaAAATGGTTCTTCTTatgaattttgaatatttattaattttcgaaTTATCACGCACATTTTGTTGGGACACTACATAATTTTACCATTTTATCATTAATAAATGATTGATATTTCTACAATATACTTAATATTATATAGttatttactaaatatttaaaattactaaatattttagtggttttacaataaattacaatttcattcaagtatttttgaaaacaaatacAGATATTGAAAccgcatatttatttaaaatgtgacTGTCCAGTAGATGATTGTCATAATGGTAAACATACTCAGAGAAGCCCGATAAGCTTGATTACTGCAAGTAGAAAATATTACGCTTTGCTGATCAGGGTAGTAATGCGTAACAAACCTTCTTAAACTCTTATCACGTTTTTTCTGAATGGGAGGCACATTGTACGTGTATTGACCAAGTACATTTCCACCCGGGGCAAATCTCACCACCATGACAGCTGTTCCAGATCTgcaaataagtaaataatgcTGGTAAAACTACTTTAAAATgtgttattaaatatttggatCAAAGGTCCAGGCCATTGGAATACCTCACCTGTAATTACTTACCCTAGCATGGCTTCTCCGTAACCCATGTACTCCGAAGACCGCCAAATCATTGCAGTAAATTCTTGAGCTTCTGCA
Above is a genomic segment from Drosophila kikkawai strain 14028-0561.14 chromosome 3R, DkikHiC1v2, whole genome shotgun sequence containing:
- the Ass gene encoding argininosuccinate synthase; the protein is MTGETVILAYSGGLDTSCILKWLLDQQYEVICVLADVGQKEDFVAAEKKALKIGAKKVIVADVKQSFVEDYIWPAIQMGLVYEERYLLGTSLARPCISVALMEAARQCGAKYLAHGATGKGNDQVRFELCAYALKPDLQIIAPWRDVEFCRRFQGRQDLIAYAQEHGIEVSAKPATPWSTDANIMHISYESGVLEDPNTVAPGNLYEMTVDPLTKAPRDPVCVVIGFDHGLPTSVEDLAGSRVYTKPLEMLQFLNELGGSYGIGRIDIVENRYVGMKSRGVYETPGGTILYAAHQDLEVFALDREVLRTKQVLRDRMADYVYNGFWFSPEAIYARRCIEMAQQRVSGQVTMELAPGYCRAIARKASKDGGALYNEQLVSMDVHGGYVPQDAGGFIAINAVRIREHVRAFGPYEVPKRAK